Proteins from a single region of Terriglobales bacterium:
- a CDS encoding type II toxin-antitoxin system PemK/MazF family toxin — protein sequence MVAAYVPAAGDVVWLDFDPQKGREQAKRRPALVLTERSYNRASGLIIVCPLTSRRKNYPFALPTVFDQVEGAVLVDHLKSMDWAARRASFHSKAESQLLQRVRGYVAVLLGIR from the coding sequence GTGGTAGCCGCCTACGTCCCTGCCGCCGGCGACGTGGTCTGGCTCGATTTTGATCCGCAAAAAGGGCGCGAGCAAGCAAAACGCCGGCCCGCGCTAGTTTTGACCGAGCGAAGCTACAATCGGGCCAGCGGGCTAATTATCGTCTGCCCTCTTACCAGCCGCCGCAAAAACTATCCATTCGCGTTGCCTACCGTGTTTGACCAAGTGGAAGGCGCGGTTCTGGTGGATCACTTGAAAAGCATGGACTGGGCGGCTCGGCGCGCTTCTTTTCATTCGAAAGCGGAGTCTCAGCTTCTACAGCGAGTTCGCGGTTATGTCGCCGTCCTGTTAGGAATTCGCTAA
- a CDS encoding DMT family protein, whose translation MTTVVLLTISNIFMTFAWYGHLKYRNVPLFKVILISWLIAFAEYCFQVPANRIGSYAFSAAQLKTIQEVITLTVFSVFSVLYLKEPVRWNYAVGFLMIIAAVFVIFKKW comes from the coding sequence ATGACCACGGTAGTGCTTCTCACCATCTCAAATATCTTCATGACCTTCGCGTGGTACGGCCATTTGAAGTACCGCAACGTACCTCTTTTTAAGGTCATCCTTATCAGCTGGCTCATCGCTTTTGCGGAATATTGCTTTCAAGTGCCGGCCAATCGCATCGGCTCCTACGCGTTCAGCGCAGCGCAATTGAAGACGATTCAGGAAGTGATCACGCTGACTGTTTTCTCAGTGTTTTCAGTTTTATATTTGAAAGAACCAGTTCGTTGGAACTACGCGGTGGGATTTTTGATGATCATCGCAGCCGTTTTCGTGATCTTCAAGAAATGGTGA
- a CDS encoding AbrB/MazE/SpoVT family DNA-binding domain-containing protein: MSASQIVKWGNSLAVRIPKPVAEESGFNQGDKIVIKAVHGKIELQRKDTLPTLRQLVAQITPENRYAETPTGRERGKEAVQW, encoded by the coding sequence ATGTCGGCATCTCAAATCGTGAAATGGGGGAACAGTCTCGCCGTGCGAATTCCAAAGCCTGTAGCCGAAGAATCCGGGTTCAACCAGGGGGACAAGATCGTCATCAAAGCCGTGCACGGCAAGATTGAGCTGCAGAGGAAGGACACCCTCCCGACCCTGCGTCAATTGGTGGCCCAGATCACTCCAGAGAACCGTTATGCTGAGACCCCGACAGGTCGCGAACGAGGGAAGGAAGCGGTTCAGTGGTAG